One sulfur-oxidizing endosymbiont of Gigantopelta aegis genomic region harbors:
- a CDS encoding HAMP domain-containing protein has translation MDATQSVTEGDLSTRLDIQSNDEFGYLSRFFNHMVEELAIQQQRLTDSNKYLENVVENKEMALKRAVQKVYFWLI, from the coding sequence ATTGATGCGACACAAAGCGTTACAGAAGGTGATTTGTCAACGCGCTTGGATATTCAAAGTAACGACGAATTCGGCTATTTATCACGCTTCTTTAATCACATGGTAGAAGAGTTGGCTATACAGCAACAACGATTAACGGATTCTAATAAATATCTTGAAAATGTGGTCGAAAATAAAGAAATGGCCTTGAAGAGAGCCGTGCAAAAAGTCTATTTTTGGCTAATATGA
- a CDS encoding YgaP-like transmembrane domain, whose protein sequence is MEAERMMRFIVVLFLVISFFSLPDVLWFFPWYVAGMMIVSGISNICPMVMFLRWVGFR, encoded by the coding sequence GTGGAAGCAGAACGTATGATGCGTTTTATTGTGGTGCTATTTTTAGTCATTTCTTTCTTTTCTTTACCTGATGTCTTGTGGTTTTTCCCTTGGTATGTGGCTGGCATGATGATTGTTTCCGGAATCTCAAATATCTGTCCGATGGTTATGTTTTTACGCTGGGTTGGTTTTCGATGA
- a CDS encoding peptide chain release factor 3 → MSEFLDEIRRRRTFAIISHPDAGKTTLTEKLLLYGGAIQMAGTVKGRKASRHATSDWMDMEKERGISVTSSVMQFPYKGCTINLLDTPGHEDFSEDTYRTLTAVDSALMVIDVAKGVEQRTVKLMEVCRLRDTPILTFINKLDREGRDPIDLMDEVEAVLKIGCAPITWPIGMGKRFKGVYHLYNDKVHMFSATHGGKIQAGEIIEGLDNPKLDELIGEQAEELREEVELVRGASNEFDLELFLGGALTPVFFGSAINNFGVDEMLDAFVDYAPAPMNRNTLTRTVDAHEDKMTGFVFKIQANMDPQHRDRVAFMRICSGQYTKGMKMRHVRIDKDIQIANAITFMAQDRSHVESAYSGDIIGLHNHGTIRIGDTFTQGEDLKFTGIPNFAPELFRRARLRDPMRMKALMKGLEQLSEEGATQLFKPLNNNDLILGAVGILQFDVVRERLKGEYKVDCDFEPVNVQTARWVTCDDENKINDFRKKLSDNLAIDGSGDLTYIAPTRVNLNLTMERWPEIEFLKTREH, encoded by the coding sequence ATGAGTGAATTTTTAGACGAAATAAGACGCAGGCGAACCTTTGCAATTATTTCTCACCCTGATGCAGGTAAAACAACCCTAACAGAAAAACTATTGTTATATGGGGGTGCTATCCAAATGGCGGGCACAGTCAAAGGCCGTAAGGCATCGCGACATGCCACCTCTGACTGGATGGATATGGAAAAAGAACGGGGTATTTCTGTTACCTCATCAGTGATGCAGTTTCCTTATAAAGGCTGTACCATCAACCTGCTGGATACACCAGGACATGAAGACTTCTCAGAAGATACCTATCGTACCCTGACGGCAGTGGATTCAGCCTTGATGGTGATCGATGTGGCAAAGGGTGTAGAGCAACGTACTGTTAAATTGATGGAAGTCTGTCGCCTACGTGACACGCCTATTTTAACCTTCATTAATAAGTTAGACCGAGAAGGCCGTGACCCTATTGATCTAATGGATGAAGTGGAAGCCGTGCTGAAGATCGGTTGCGCACCCATTACCTGGCCCATCGGTATGGGCAAGCGTTTTAAAGGCGTTTATCATCTTTATAATGACAAAGTTCACATGTTCAGTGCTACCCATGGCGGTAAGATTCAGGCCGGTGAGATTATTGAAGGCCTAGATAATCCTAAGTTAGATGAATTGATCGGTGAACAGGCGGAAGAGCTTAGAGAAGAAGTCGAACTCGTCCGTGGTGCTAGTAATGAATTTGACTTGGAACTCTTTCTAGGCGGTGCATTAACGCCTGTTTTCTTTGGTTCTGCTATTAATAACTTTGGTGTAGATGAAATGCTCGATGCCTTTGTTGATTATGCACCTGCACCCATGAACCGTAATACATTAACGCGTACGGTTGATGCTCATGAAGATAAAATGACCGGCTTTGTGTTTAAAATTCAGGCCAATATGGATCCACAGCATCGTGATCGTGTGGCCTTTATGCGTATTTGCTCAGGCCAATACACCAAAGGCATGAAAATGCGTCATGTGAGAATTGATAAGGATATTCAAATTGCCAATGCCATCACTTTTATGGCACAGGATCGAAGTCATGTGGAAAGTGCCTATTCCGGTGACATTATTGGTTTGCATAATCATGGTACGATTCGAATCGGTGATACCTTTACTCAAGGTGAAGATTTAAAATTCACTGGCATTCCAAACTTTGCGCCAGAATTATTCCGTCGTGCAAGGCTCAGAGATCCGATGCGTATGAAAGCCTTAATGAAAGGCTTAGAGCAATTAAGTGAAGAGGGTGCCACACAATTATTTAAACCCTTGAACAATAATGATCTGATTCTTGGTGCGGTGGGTATTTTGCAGTTTGACGTCGTTCGGGAGCGTCTCAAAGGTGAATACAAGGTTGATTGTGATTTTGAACCGGTCAATGTACAAACAGCACGTTGGGTCACTTGTGATGATGAAAATAAAATCAATGATTTTCGCAAAAAACTCAGTGATAATCTGGCCATTGATGGCAGTGGTGACTTGACCTATATTGCACCCACCCGGGTCAATTTGAACCTCACCATGGAACGCTGGCCAGAAATAGAATTCCTGAAAACACGGGAGCACTAA
- the rimI gene encoding ribosomal protein S18-alanine N-acetyltransferase, with protein MTNTLSENDFAQSVRTMTEFDLPPVMQIERKAYKFPWTEGFMADCLRVAYQCFVYAVDDEIRGYLIYSIVLDEVHLLNVCIAPEYHNKGYGHAFINWLMNHVRDSGSKTLYLEVRASNYAAIHLYETMGFNELGLRPDYYPAKKGREDAQLFACELT; from the coding sequence ATGACTAATACGCTGTCTGAAAATGACTTTGCTCAATCTGTGCGGACAATGACAGAGTTTGATCTGCCACCGGTTATGCAAATAGAACGAAAAGCCTATAAATTCCCTTGGACTGAAGGCTTTATGGCTGATTGTCTACGAGTTGCTTATCAGTGCTTCGTGTATGCTGTAGACGATGAAATTCGAGGCTATCTTATTTATAGTATCGTTTTAGATGAAGTACACTTGTTGAATGTTTGTATCGCACCTGAATACCATAATAAAGGCTATGGTCATGCTTTTATCAACTGGTTAATGAACCATGTCCGTGACTCGGGTAGTAAAACATTATATTTGGAGGTGAGGGCTTCTAATTATGCTGCGATACATCTCTATGAAACTATGGGCTTTAATGAACTAGGTCTTCGTCCTGATTATTACCCAGCAAAAAAAGGCAGAGAAGATGCCCAGCTTTTTGCTTGTGAGCTAACTTGA
- a CDS encoding uracil-DNA glycosylase: MNQARRHYYLDAIGIQNWQLKTAEATCYTEQDAVEQTIVEMPKITQEVPRDVEPEVIAPEVMAPESSAEEIIAPITNTPESKVLTSVSKTPEKQVISFAAPASELEQSLKECKQCTSRQSRLSVLTGLGTIDAKVFVISEAPSAEEDRSGHYLNEQKGSLLQAMFQCIDVQESFFLTGIIKCYSATDYLYSEEEVAHCSQYLHAQIEQVKPQVIMVWGAAQAQSLLQSKKSFNELRGQVHRLSINEQEYSLVVSYHPAYLLRNPLYKREALNDLIMLKQLLND; encoded by the coding sequence ATGAATCAGGCAAGACGACACTATTATCTGGATGCCATAGGCATACAAAATTGGCAATTAAAAACCGCTGAGGCTACTTGTTACACTGAGCAAGATGCGGTCGAACAGACGATTGTCGAGATGCCAAAAATAACACAGGAAGTCCCCCGAGATGTCGAGCCTGAAGTTATAGCGCCTGAAGTAATGGCGCCGGAAAGTTCAGCTGAAGAAATAATAGCACCTATAACTAATACTCCAGAGAGTAAAGTTTTAACTTCTGTCAGCAAGACACCTGAAAAGCAAGTCATTAGCTTTGCTGCACCCGCATCAGAATTGGAACAATCGCTTAAAGAATGTAAACAGTGCACTAGTCGGCAATCACGTTTAAGTGTTTTAACGGGACTGGGTACGATAGATGCTAAAGTCTTTGTGATCAGTGAAGCACCCAGTGCAGAAGAAGATCGGAGCGGTCATTACCTCAATGAACAAAAGGGCTCTTTATTACAAGCCATGTTTCAATGTATCGATGTGCAAGAATCATTCTTTCTAACGGGAATAATCAAATGTTATTCAGCAACAGATTATCTTTATAGTGAAGAAGAAGTGGCTCATTGTAGTCAATATTTACATGCACAAATTGAGCAAGTTAAACCTCAAGTTATTATGGTTTGGGGTGCAGCACAAGCTCAGTCCCTATTACAAAGCAAAAAAAGCTTTAATGAGCTACGTGGTCAGGTTCATCGTTTAAGCATAAATGAGCAGGAGTATTCACTGGTTGTGAGTTATCATCCGGCCTACTTATTACGAAACCCATTGTATAAACGAGAAGCTTTAAATGATTTAATCATGTTGAAACAATTACTCAATGACTAA
- a CDS encoding 2-isopropylmalate synthase has translation MSDKLIIFDTTLRDGEQSPGASMNKDEKVRIAKVLERMKVDVIEAGFPVASPGDFEAVKAVADTIKDSTVCALSRALDKDIDRAGEALKGANSSRIHTFIATSPIHMEKKLRMTPDQVVEQAVAAVKRARQHTDNVEFSPEDAGRSELDFLCRVIESVIDAGATTINIPDTVGYNIPQQFGALLKNLLEKIPNSDKAIFSVHCHNDLGLAVANSLAAVMNGARQVECTINGLGERAGNASLEEVVMAIRTRQDVFQCDTTLDTTQIIPASRLVAGITGFPVQPNKAIVGANAFAHESGIHQDGVLKNRETYEIMRAEDVGWAKNQIVLGKHSGRNALKSRLKDLGIEFESEESLNNAFARFKELADKKHEIFDDDLQALVSETSAADMDDVVKLVSLKVCSETGETPQASLILNVNGKEETASAEGGGPVDAAFKAIEGIINSQAELKLYSVNNITSGTDAQGDVTVRLEKQERVVNGQGADTDIVIASAKAYINALNKLFQVDERAHPQL, from the coding sequence ATGAGCGATAAATTAATAATTTTTGATACCACCTTACGTGATGGTGAGCAGAGTCCTGGTGCTTCCATGAACAAGGATGAAAAAGTCCGCATCGCTAAAGTATTAGAGCGTATGAAGGTCGATGTGATCGAAGCAGGATTTCCTGTGGCCAGTCCCGGTGATTTTGAAGCGGTCAAAGCGGTAGCTGACACCATTAAAGACAGTACAGTTTGTGCTTTATCCCGCGCCTTAGATAAAGATATTGACCGTGCGGGTGAAGCCCTAAAAGGCGCTAATTCATCACGTATTCATACCTTTATAGCGACTTCTCCTATTCATATGGAGAAGAAATTGCGTATGACACCTGATCAAGTGGTAGAACAGGCAGTTGCAGCGGTTAAGCGAGCACGTCAACACACAGACAATGTTGAATTTTCACCAGAAGATGCTGGGCGTTCAGAACTTGATTTTTTATGTCGCGTTATTGAATCAGTCATTGATGCTGGTGCAACAACCATTAATATCCCGGATACCGTAGGCTATAATATACCTCAGCAGTTTGGGGCATTATTAAAGAACTTGCTGGAAAAAATTCCCAATTCAGATAAAGCGATCTTTTCCGTACATTGTCATAATGATTTAGGTCTTGCGGTGGCTAATTCATTGGCGGCAGTAATGAATGGTGCGCGACAAGTTGAATGTACCATAAATGGTTTGGGCGAACGTGCGGGTAATGCTTCACTTGAAGAAGTGGTTATGGCTATTCGTACGCGTCAGGATGTATTTCAATGTGATACGACATTGGATACCACGCAAATTATTCCCGCATCACGATTGGTTGCCGGAATCACTGGTTTTCCAGTACAGCCTAATAAAGCCATTGTGGGAGCGAATGCTTTTGCCCATGAATCAGGTATTCATCAGGATGGTGTGCTGAAAAATCGTGAAACTTATGAAATTATGCGTGCTGAAGATGTGGGATGGGCTAAGAATCAAATTGTGTTGGGTAAGCATTCAGGTCGAAACGCGCTGAAAAGTCGTTTAAAAGACCTCGGTATAGAGTTTGAGTCAGAAGAAAGTCTTAATAACGCTTTTGCTCGTTTCAAAGAACTGGCTGATAAAAAACATGAAATTTTTGATGATGACTTACAGGCACTCGTTTCTGAGACATCGGCTGCCGATATGGATGACGTGGTGAAACTGGTTTCCTTAAAAGTCTGCTCTGAAACCGGAGAAACACCACAGGCCAGTTTAATATTAAACGTCAATGGCAAAGAAGAAACGGCCAGTGCGGAAGGTGGCGGTCCTGTAGATGCAGCCTTTAAGGCAATTGAGGGGATCATCAATAGTCAGGCTGAACTAAAATTATACTCGGTAAATAATATTACCAGTGGTACTGATGCGCAAGGAGATGTTACCGTTCGTTTAGAAAAACAAGAGCGTGTTGTTAATGGTCAGGGTGCTGACACCGATATCGTTATAGCCTCTGCAAAAGCCTATATCAATGCACTGAATAAGCTTTTTCAAGTAGATGAACGGGCACACCCACAACTTTAA
- the pssA gene encoding CDP-diacylglycerol--serine O-phosphatidyltransferase: protein MDNNTSNDDNNDAKIDNQPDKAIEEFEQKDQKSAKRRGIYLLPNSLTTGALFAGFYAVIAAMNGQFEGAALAIFIAMILDGLDGRVARMTNTQSDFGAEYDSLSDMISFGIAPALIMYTWSLSTLGKIGWIASFIYVVGAALRLARFNTQVGHADKRYFQGLASPAAAGFLVGFVWLCSENGISGESLSYLVLLFTVGAGLLMVSTVKYRSFKDLDLKNKVPFVSILIMVLIFVSIVYQPPLILFSIFALYTFSGLLGYIIRKFRKLK, encoded by the coding sequence ATGGATAATAATACTTCAAACGACGACAATAATGACGCTAAAATTGATAATCAGCCAGATAAGGCGATTGAAGAATTTGAGCAGAAAGATCAAAAATCTGCTAAACGACGAGGCATTTATTTACTGCCAAACTCTTTAACCACAGGCGCTCTATTTGCCGGTTTTTATGCCGTCATTGCGGCCATGAACGGTCAATTTGAAGGTGCAGCCTTAGCTATTTTTATCGCTATGATCCTCGATGGCCTTGATGGTCGTGTTGCCCGGATGACCAATACTCAGAGTGACTTTGGTGCTGAATACGATAGTCTATCGGATATGATTTCATTTGGTATTGCTCCAGCACTCATTATGTATACCTGGTCTCTATCAACATTAGGTAAAATTGGCTGGATTGCCTCATTTATTTATGTGGTAGGTGCGGCATTACGCTTAGCACGTTTTAATACTCAGGTCGGGCATGCTGACAAGCGTTATTTTCAAGGGCTTGCCAGTCCCGCTGCCGCAGGCTTTTTAGTGGGCTTTGTATGGTTATGTTCAGAAAATGGTATCAGCGGAGAAAGTTTGAGTTATCTGGTGCTATTATTTACCGTAGGGGCTGGCTTGCTAATGGTTAGTACAGTGAAGTACCGAAGCTTTAAAGATCTTGATTTGAAGAATAAGGTCCCCTTTGTTTCGATTCTGATTATGGTGTTGATTTTTGTCTCCATTGTTTATCAACCCCCGTTAATTTTATTCAGTATTTTTGCCTTATATACCTTTTCAGGTTTATTGGGCTACATCATACGTAAATTTAGAAAACTTAAATAG
- the ilvC gene encoding ketol-acid reductoisomerase, whose amino-acid sequence MNIYYDKDCDLSIIKGMKVTIVGYGSQGNAHANNLKDSGVDVTVALRAGSSSAAKAEASGLTVKNTADAVKEADVVMILTPDEFQSQLYKEEIEPNIKQGATLAFAHGFSIHYNQVVPRADLDVIMIAPKAPGHTVRSEFVKGGGIPDLIAIFQDASGNAKNVALSYASGVGGGRTGIIETSFKDETETDLFGEQAVLCGGAVELVKAGFETLTEAGYAPEMAYFECLHELKLIVDLMYEGGIANMNYSISNNAEYGEYVTGNKVINDESRKAMKEALDNIQNGNYAKRFIMEGQTNYPEMTAWRRNNAAHPIEQTGAKLREMMPWITENALVDKDKN is encoded by the coding sequence ATGAACATATATTATGATAAAGATTGCGATCTTTCCATCATCAAAGGCATGAAAGTCACCATCGTTGGTTATGGTTCTCAGGGTAACGCACACGCTAACAATCTGAAAGACTCGGGTGTTGACGTAACTGTTGCATTACGTGCTGGTTCTTCTTCTGCCGCTAAAGCAGAAGCGTCAGGCCTGACTGTAAAAAACACCGCTGATGCGGTTAAAGAGGCTGATGTTGTCATGATTTTAACGCCTGATGAGTTTCAGTCTCAATTATATAAAGAAGAAATTGAACCTAATATCAAGCAAGGTGCTACTTTAGCATTTGCTCATGGTTTCAGTATCCATTATAACCAGGTTGTTCCTCGTGCTGATTTAGATGTTATCATGATTGCGCCAAAAGCACCTGGTCACACAGTGCGTTCTGAGTTTGTTAAGGGCGGTGGTATTCCTGATTTGATTGCTATCTTCCAGGATGCTTCTGGTAATGCTAAAAATGTCGCACTTTCTTATGCTTCAGGTGTTGGTGGTGGTCGTACTGGTATCATTGAAACTTCGTTTAAAGATGAAACAGAAACTGATTTATTTGGTGAGCAAGCAGTCTTATGTGGTGGTGCTGTTGAATTAGTTAAAGCCGGTTTTGAAACACTGACCGAAGCGGGTTATGCGCCTGAGATGGCTTATTTCGAGTGTTTGCACGAATTAAAACTGATTGTTGATTTGATGTATGAAGGCGGTATCGCTAACATGAACTATTCAATTTCAAACAATGCTGAGTATGGCGAATATGTGACTGGTAACAAAGTTATCAATGACGAAAGCCGTAAAGCGATGAAAGAAGCCTTAGATAACATCCAAAATGGTAATTATGCTAAGCGTTTCATAATGGAAGGTCAGACCAACTATCCTGAAATGACGGCATGGCGTCGTAACAATGCGGCTCATCCCATTGAGCAAACCGGTGCTAAATTACGTGAAATGATGCCTTGGATCACTGAAAATGCACTCGTTGACAAAGACAAGAACTAA
- the ilvN gene encoding acetolactate synthase small subunit, with translation MRHIISILMENEAGALSRVAGLFSARAYNIESLTVAPTEDASLSRMTLVTTGSAEIIEQITKQLNKLVDVVKLNDLNVAGVQHIEREMMLIKIKAPAASRDEIMRLSNIFRGNIIDVTEEIYTVELTGTTDKLNAFIAAFDCESILETVRSGVMGIARGSSALHI, from the coding sequence ATGCGTCATATTATATCAATCTTAATGGAAAACGAAGCGGGTGCTTTGTCTAGAGTCGCAGGGCTGTTTTCTGCTCGTGCCTACAATATTGAGTCATTGACTGTTGCACCTACAGAAGATGCTTCACTGTCCAGAATGACTTTAGTTACGACGGGTTCAGCCGAAATTATTGAGCAAATCACCAAGCAACTTAATAAGTTAGTGGACGTAGTTAAACTCAATGATTTGAACGTGGCTGGCGTTCAGCATATTGAACGTGAAATGATGTTGATAAAAATTAAAGCCCCTGCTGCTTCCAGAGATGAAATTATGCGCTTAAGCAATATTTTTCGCGGTAATATCATTGATGTCACAGAAGAAATCTACACCGTAGAATTGACCGGCACAACTGATAAACTCAATGCATTTATTGCTGCCTTTGACTGTGAATCAATTTTAGAAACGGTTCGTTCCGGTGTCATGGGTATTGCTCGCGGTAGCTCAGCTCTGCACATATAA
- a CDS encoding acetolactate synthase 3 large subunit encodes MELSGAEIIAQFLEDEGVEYLFGYPGGAVLHIYDALLRAEKVKHILVRHEQAATHAADGYARSTGKPGVALVTSGPGMTNAVTGIATAYLDSIPLVVLTGQVPTGVIGSDAFQEVDSVGISRPCVKHNFLVKDVKDLAETLKKAFYVATTGRPGPVVVDIPKDITDPNIKIPYTFLPSVEMRSYNPVTKGHPVQIKKALDLMLQAKQPIFYTGGGVVLSNASSSLRSLVRRLGFPITNTLMGLGSYPSTDELYLGMLGMHGTYEANMAMHDTDVLIAVGARFDDRVTGHLEKFCPTAKIIHIDIDPASISKTVKIDIPIVGDVDDVLTSMLEILKDMESKDADANTTPDIKGWWKQIKQWRKKNCLRYNKKTKTIKPQYVIEKLHEVTKGDAFVTSDVGQHQMFAAQYYGFDEPRRWINSGGLGTMGFGLPAAMGVQLAHLDKTVACVTGEGSIQMNIQELATCMQYQLPIKIINLNNRYLGMVRQWQEFFYEGRYAMSYMDSIPDFVKLAESYGHVGMKVEQTSDVEDALKEAFAMTDKLVFIDFITNREENVYPMIANGKGHHEMELAPDSELV; translated from the coding sequence GTGGAATTATCAGGTGCTGAAATTATTGCACAATTCCTCGAAGATGAGGGTGTTGAATACCTGTTTGGATATCCAGGCGGGGCAGTGTTGCATATTTATGATGCCTTATTGCGTGCAGAAAAAGTCAAACACATTCTAGTGCGTCATGAACAGGCGGCGACTCATGCGGCAGACGGCTATGCGCGTTCTACGGGCAAGCCGGGTGTCGCATTAGTGACCTCTGGCCCTGGCATGACCAATGCCGTGACAGGTATTGCTACTGCCTATCTTGATTCAATTCCATTAGTGGTTCTTACCGGACAGGTGCCTACGGGCGTGATTGGTAGTGATGCCTTTCAGGAAGTTGACTCAGTGGGCATCTCGCGTCCTTGTGTGAAACATAACTTTCTGGTGAAAGATGTCAAAGATTTGGCCGAAACACTGAAAAAAGCATTTTATGTAGCAACAACGGGGCGCCCAGGCCCTGTAGTTGTTGATATTCCAAAGGATATTACTGATCCGAATATCAAAATACCTTATACTTTTTTACCGTCGGTAGAAATGCGCTCATATAATCCCGTGACCAAGGGACATCCTGTGCAGATTAAAAAAGCACTGGATTTAATGCTGCAAGCTAAGCAACCGATATTTTATACTGGTGGTGGCGTTGTTTTGAGTAATGCCTCTTCATCGCTACGCTCCTTAGTACGGCGCTTAGGTTTTCCTATTACCAATACTTTAATGGGGCTGGGTTCCTACCCCAGTACCGATGAATTGTATTTAGGCATGCTCGGTATGCACGGTACTTATGAAGCCAATATGGCGATGCATGATACCGATGTTTTAATTGCTGTCGGCGCTCGCTTTGATGATCGGGTCACGGGACATTTAGAAAAATTCTGTCCCACCGCTAAGATCATTCACATTGATATTGATCCGGCCTCTATTTCAAAGACCGTTAAGATTGATATCCCTATTGTGGGTGACGTTGACGATGTATTGACCTCCATGTTAGAAATCCTTAAAGACATGGAAAGTAAAGATGCAGATGCTAATACCACACCTGATATTAAGGGCTGGTGGAAGCAGATTAAGCAATGGCGCAAGAAAAATTGCCTGCGTTACAATAAAAAAACCAAGACGATCAAACCACAATATGTCATTGAAAAATTGCATGAAGTAACCAAGGGTGATGCCTTTGTTACTTCTGATGTGGGTCAGCATCAAATGTTTGCTGCTCAATACTATGGTTTTGATGAACCGAGGCGTTGGATTAACTCCGGTGGCCTAGGCACGATGGGCTTTGGCTTACCTGCTGCGATGGGCGTACAATTAGCACATCTGGACAAGACCGTTGCCTGTGTAACCGGCGAAGGCAGTATTCAGATGAATATTCAGGAACTGGCGACGTGCATGCAATACCAATTGCCAATTAAAATCATTAATCTGAATAATCGCTATCTCGGTATGGTTCGACAATGGCAGGAATTCTTCTATGAAGGTCGCTATGCGATGTCGTATATGGATTCCATTCCAGATTTTGTTAAGCTAGCTGAAAGCTATGGTCATGTTGGTATGAAAGTTGAACAAACCAGCGATGTTGAAGATGCGTTAAAAGAAGCTTTTGCCATGACAGATAAACTGGTCTTTATTGATTTCATAACCAATCGAGAAGAAAATGTTTATCCGATGATTGCCAATGGCAAAGGTCATCATGAAATGGAACTTGCGCCTGATAGCGAACTGGTTTAA
- a CDS encoding peroxiredoxin — MSVLVGRAAPDFTANCVMADGEINESFNFADHIKGKYAVLFFYPLDFTFVCPSELIAFDHRIEEFTSRGVEVIGCSIDSHFTHKAWRSTAINNGGIGEVKYPLVADIDHSICQAYDVEHPEAAVAFRGSFLIDKVGNVRHQVVNDLPLGRNIDEMLRMIDALQFTEEHGEVCPAGWNKGDTGMKATTEGVAEYLAEEADKL; from the coding sequence ATGAGCGTACTAGTCGGTAGAGCTGCACCTGATTTTACTGCTAACTGTGTTATGGCAGATGGCGAAATTAACGAAAGTTTCAATTTTGCTGATCACATTAAAGGTAAATATGCAGTTTTATTCTTTTACCCACTGGATTTCACTTTCGTATGTCCATCAGAGCTAATTGCTTTTGATCACCGTATTGAAGAATTCACTAGCCGTGGTGTTGAAGTCATTGGTTGTTCAATTGATTCTCACTTCACTCACAAAGCGTGGAGAAGTACAGCTATCAACAATGGCGGAATCGGCGAAGTAAAATATCCATTAGTTGCTGATATTGATCACTCAATCTGTCAGGCTTATGATGTTGAACATCCTGAAGCGGCTGTTGCTTTTCGTGGTTCATTCCTGATTGATAAGGTTGGCAATGTTCGTCACCAGGTTGTGAACGACTTACCTCTGGGTCGTAATATTGATGAAATGTTACGTATGATCGATGCCCTACAGTTTACTGAAGAGCATGGTGAAGTTTGTCCAGCCGGTTGGAACAAAGGTGATACTGGTATGAAAGCAACTACTGAAGGTGTTGCTGAGTACTTAGCAGAAGAAGCAGATAAGCTATAA